A region from the Candidatus Margulisiibacteriota bacterium genome encodes:
- a CDS encoding DNA-binding protein: protein MNDNRVRVLKNKAEQDYTTVTILMSAQGSSPDIIVFHIQQMIEKLLKAFLVKMNVLYRFTHDITYLLEEAINIDGTFRNYYEISELLAPYAVIVRYEEGYEISFEEAEVLLDRALKLREKILCSIT from the coding sequence ATGAACGACAACAGAGTGAGAGTTCTAAAGAATAAGGCAGAACAAGACTACACTACCGTAACCATTCTTATGTCAGCACAAGGATCTTCTCCTGATATAATAGTATTCCATATCCAACAAATGATTGAAAAATTATTGAAAGCGTTTCTTGTAAAGATGAACGTATTGTACAGATTCACTCATGACATTACTTATCTTTTGGAAGAGGCAATAAATATTGACGGAACTTTTCGGAACTATTATGAAATCTCTGAGTTATTGGCTCCTTACGCTGTGATTGTTCGTTATGAAGAAGGTTATGAGATATCTTTCGAAGAAGCTGAAGTTCTCCTGGATAGAGCTTTGAAACTGCGGGAAAAAATTCTTTGCTCGATAACCTGA
- a CDS encoding nucleotidyltransferase domain-containing protein: MNKKIKENLYHLIKERVVSGYDPRAIYIFGSFARGEETEMSDIDILIEKETDQKLPLRSSYVRSLLRGIAYPLDILVYTSKEINEKKNDQYSVVYNALVGGIKIYERQQSESSKE; this comes from the coding sequence ATGAATAAAAAAATTAAAGAAAATCTATATCATCTTATAAAAGAACGTGTCGTCAGCGGTTACGATCCTCGGGCTATTTATATTTTCGGTTCGTTTGCCCGTGGGGAAGAGACCGAAATGAGCGACATAGATATCCTCATAGAAAAAGAAACTGATCAGAAATTGCCTTTGCGTTCGAGCTATGTTCGTAGTTTATTGCGAGGGATAGCTTATCCTCTCGACATATTAGTATATACTTCGAAAGAGATAAATGAAAAAAAGAATGACCAGTATTCAGTAGTATACAATGCTTTGGTTGGAGGAATAAAGATATATGAACGACAACAGAGTGAGAGTTCTAAAGAATAA